A section of the Citrus sinensis cultivar Valencia sweet orange chromosome 8, DVS_A1.0, whole genome shotgun sequence genome encodes:
- the LOC102612908 gene encoding phosphoenolpyruvate carboxylase kinase 1-like, with protein sequence MCEALKNNYQLCEEIGRGRFGTISRCFSPSSNNFFACKVIDKSLLTDPLDRECLQNEAKFMTLLSPHPNIVQIFDVYENDAFLSIVMELCEPVTLYDEILRNPVCETRAAGYMQQLLSALAHCHRYGVVHRDVKPENVFLDSRGKVKLGDFGSADWLLGEMGTTSGVVGTPYYVAPEVVMGREYGEKVDVWSAGVVLYTILAGIPPFYGETAAEIFEAVLRANLRFPTRIFRSVSPAAKDLLRKMICRDVSRRLSAEQALRHPWILGGGETTSMD encoded by the exons ATGTGTGAGGCATTGAAGAACAACTACCAGCTCTGTGAAGAGATCGGACGGGGTCGTTTTGGGACAATCTCCCGCTGTTTCTCTCCATCGTCGAACAATTTCTTCGCCTGCAAAGTCATCGACAAGTCCCTCCTCACGGATCCCTTAGATCGTGAGTGTTTACAGAACGAAGCCAAGTTCATGACCCTCTTGTCGCCTCACCCGAACATCGTCCAAATCTTCGACGTTTACGAAAACGATGCGTTTCTGTCCATCGTCATGGAGCTCTGCGAGCCCGTGACCCTCTACGACGAGATTTTGCGGAATCCCGTTTGCGAGACTAGGGCAGCGGGTTACATGCAGCAGCTGCTCTCGGCCCTGGCGCATTGCCACCGATACGGCGTCGTCCACAGGGATGTGAAGCCGGAGAATGTGTTCTTGGACTCGAGGGGGAAGGTGAAGCTCGGGGATTTTGGATCGGCGGATTGGTTGCTGGGTGAGATGGGGACCACGAGCGGTGTCGTGGGGACGCCGTATTATGTGGCGCCGGAGGTGGTGATGGGAAGGGAGTACGGTGAGAAGGTGGACGTGTGGAGTGCCGGCGTCGTTTTGTACACTATTTTGGCCGGGATCCCACCGTTTTATGGGGAGACTGCTGCTGAGATCTTTGAGGCTGTTCTGAGAGCCAACTTGAGGTTTCCAACGAGGATTTTCCGGTCGGTCTCGCCGGCCGCAAAGGATCTTTTGAGGAAGATGATTTGTAGAGATGTTTCCAGGAGATTATCAGCTGAACAGGCTCTGA GACACCCATGGATATTAGGTGGAGGAGAAACAACTTCAATGGACTGA